One genomic region from Streptomyces sp. Li-HN-5-11 encodes:
- a CDS encoding LuxR C-terminal-related transcriptional regulator: MVVTARSSALPGAVSPLDPLGDPFLPTRFALPARPSTFLRRERLVKHLDQALGTPLTVVNGAAGAGKTLLVADWAAALGRPVAWLTLDAAFEGQGTFWAHLLQSLRTSGVPVTGEIGFPAADHVGHTLLTRLAAQLGGGDQTVTVVLDEYDRLASSAVSEQLAFVLHHARPRLRLVLISRTEPLLPLHRYRAAGEITEIRDAELAFTADEAVALLDLHGLHLSAEAASALVDRTRGWAAGLRLCALAAQHSPDPEVYLKEFEAGHSTVADFLLAEVLKRQPPRTQDLLLRVSVLERFCADLADALTERTDAGSLLAGLHRANAFVEDLGRGWYRLHPLFREILRTHLRERSPGLEPELHRRAARWLRRFGSLAEMLAHGAAAEDWEFTARALIDDLAIGQLFTSLCSDDQADPFTACTAAGTTSPATHLVHAARDLSRRDLDRGTAHLHEAEEQFTAGRSGSPAAHLSCALLEAVAARQAGSPDRAEQAASTARAVQHEIPAHLLEQHPELPALLLVHVGAARLWAGRFDEARAALTEVAGDPHGPLTAVPREQALGHLALMDYLDGWPNRAERNARAAVAETEQFSLPQPPGSGLGQLVLAAVAVDRNDLGRAQALLEEVPDPATPDPVTAAGRSIATARLLLARGRARAALAAVEPGVEADVTSPWAEREAALIVSAARLAEGRPDAAAEALRQVPDEQATCAVGAARAQLAAGDRPGALHVLDGIAGGTRAGPAVRVRAKLVRAQAAHTEGDVVAARRLLGEALGEARRERLRRPFLEAGPWIRPYLSSSSLRHLADDWLTPAREARAGLQQTPDESTAVLVERLSGREHDVLQRLAQMMSTEEIAADLYVSVNTVKTHLKSVYRKLAVNRRHDAVRRARALRLL, encoded by the coding sequence ATCGTCGTGACAGCCCGCAGCAGTGCCCTCCCAGGGGCGGTTTCCCCTCTCGATCCGCTGGGCGATCCGTTCCTGCCGACACGGTTCGCCCTGCCGGCGAGGCCGTCCACGTTCCTACGGCGGGAACGGCTGGTGAAGCACCTCGATCAGGCGCTCGGGACACCGCTGACGGTGGTCAACGGGGCCGCCGGGGCGGGTAAGACCCTGCTCGTCGCCGATTGGGCCGCGGCGCTCGGCCGCCCGGTCGCCTGGCTCACCCTCGACGCGGCGTTCGAAGGGCAGGGAACGTTCTGGGCTCATCTGCTGCAGTCACTGCGCACCAGCGGTGTGCCGGTGACCGGCGAGATCGGCTTCCCCGCTGCCGACCATGTCGGCCACACGCTGCTGACCCGGCTCGCCGCGCAGCTCGGCGGCGGCGACCAGACCGTTACGGTCGTGCTGGACGAGTACGACCGGCTGGCCTCTTCGGCCGTCTCGGAACAGCTCGCCTTCGTCCTGCACCATGCCCGTCCGCGTCTGCGCCTGGTCCTGATCAGCCGCACCGAGCCCCTGCTTCCCCTGCACCGGTACCGGGCGGCCGGTGAGATCACCGAGATCCGGGATGCTGAACTGGCCTTCACCGCCGACGAGGCGGTCGCTCTGCTGGACCTGCACGGTCTCCACCTGTCCGCGGAGGCGGCGAGCGCTCTGGTCGACCGTACCCGGGGCTGGGCAGCGGGCCTGAGGCTCTGTGCCCTCGCCGCGCAGCACAGCCCGGACCCCGAGGTGTACCTGAAGGAGTTCGAGGCGGGCCACAGCACGGTCGCGGATTTCCTGCTCGCCGAGGTACTCAAGCGGCAACCGCCTCGTACACAGGACCTTTTGCTTCGGGTCAGTGTCCTGGAGCGTTTCTGTGCGGATCTGGCGGACGCGCTGACCGAGCGGACGGATGCCGGGTCCCTCCTCGCCGGGCTGCACCGAGCGAACGCGTTCGTGGAGGATCTCGGACGCGGCTGGTACCGGCTCCATCCGCTGTTCCGCGAGATTCTCCGGACCCATCTACGGGAACGCTCCCCCGGCCTGGAACCGGAACTGCACCGTAGGGCGGCCCGCTGGCTGCGGCGGTTCGGATCCCTTGCGGAGATGCTGGCCCACGGTGCCGCCGCGGAGGACTGGGAGTTCACCGCCCGCGCCCTGATCGACGACCTGGCGATCGGACAGCTGTTCACCAGCCTGTGCTCCGACGACCAGGCCGACCCTTTCACCGCTTGTACGGCGGCCGGGACGACGAGCCCCGCGACACACCTGGTCCACGCCGCCCGTGACCTGTCCCGGCGGGATCTCGATCGCGGTACGGCCCACCTTCACGAGGCCGAGGAGCAGTTCACCGCCGGCCGATCCGGGTCCCCGGCGGCCCATCTGAGCTGTGCCCTGCTGGAAGCGGTGGCGGCTCGGCAGGCCGGGTCACCCGACCGCGCGGAACAGGCCGCCTCGACGGCTCGGGCGGTGCAGCACGAGATCCCCGCCCATCTGCTGGAGCAGCATCCGGAGCTTCCTGCCCTGCTGCTGGTGCACGTCGGAGCGGCACGGCTGTGGGCCGGGCGATTCGACGAGGCACGCGCGGCTCTCACCGAGGTCGCCGGGGATCCCCACGGCCCGCTCACGGCCGTCCCCAGGGAGCAGGCACTGGGGCACCTGGCTCTCATGGACTACCTGGACGGGTGGCCGAACCGGGCCGAGCGCAACGCTCGCGCAGCCGTGGCCGAAACGGAACAGTTCAGTCTGCCTCAGCCGCCCGGCTCCGGGCTGGGACAGCTCGTCCTTGCCGCCGTGGCCGTCGACAGGAACGACCTCGGGCGCGCCCAGGCGCTCCTGGAGGAGGTCCCTGATCCGGCGACGCCGGACCCTGTGACGGCCGCGGGCCGGTCCATCGCCACGGCCCGGCTTCTGCTGGCGCGGGGGAGGGCTCGCGCCGCGCTGGCGGCCGTGGAGCCGGGCGTGGAGGCGGATGTCACCTCGCCGTGGGCCGAACGCGAGGCCGCCCTGATCGTCTCCGCCGCCCGCCTTGCCGAGGGGCGCCCGGACGCGGCGGCCGAGGCACTCCGGCAGGTGCCCGACGAGCAGGCCACGTGTGCCGTGGGCGCGGCACGGGCACAGCTCGCGGCAGGTGATCGGCCCGGGGCCCTCCACGTGCTCGACGGCATCGCCGGCGGGACGCGCGCCGGACCGGCCGTGCGCGTCCGGGCGAAACTCGTGCGCGCCCAGGCGGCGCACACCGAGGGCGATGTCGTCGCAGCCCGCAGACTGCTCGGCGAGGCGCTCGGGGAAGCGCGGCGCGAGAGGCTGCGCCGACCGTTCCTGGAGGCCGGCCCCTGGATCAGGCCCTATCTGTCCTCCTCATCGCTGCGGCACCTGGCCGACGACTGGCTGACGCCGGCTCGCGAGGCCCGCGCCGGGCTGCAGCAGACGCCGGACGAATCGACGGCGGTGCTGGTGGAGCGACTGAGCGGACGGGAACACGACGTCTTGCAGCGCCTCGCCCAGATGATGTCGACCGAGGAGATCGCCGCCGATCTGTATGTGTCGGTGAACACGGTCAAGACACACCTGAAGAGCGTCTACCGCAAGCTGGCCGTGAACCGCCGCCACGACGCGGTGCGGCGCGCCCGCGCACTGCGGCTCCTGTGA
- a CDS encoding MFS transporter, whose protein sequence is MARWRALVVLGTAQFLMVLDTSVMNVSISKLVEDFHTDVTAIQAVITLYALVMAAFMVTGGRVGDMLGRRRVFLTGMVVYGTGSALTAAAPTVWVLAVGWSVVEGLGAALVLPTMAALVAESYHGRDRALAYGVIGGLAGAGIAVGPLLGGWVTTYLTWRLVFAGEVVVVIAVLCFRRAIVESPREAPPPRLDVVGAVLSAAGLALGVLGVLQSSTWGWVQPRTPPFTVLGFAPTLFVIAAGAAVLVVFVHWQRRREATGNEPLVHLALLSRPPLRSGLMTLVSQNLILLGLFFTIPLYLQVVQGFDAFETGLRLLPVSATMLVASMGGSGLGRIAGPRRVVRFALFTLVVAIVWLLAGIDPAVNEAQFAGAMAVLGLGMGLLASQLGNVVQSSVGEAERSEVGGLQYTAQNLGSALGTALIGSLLIGSLAHAFTAQVEADARLSEEARHQTGVALEAGVTFVPTDQVRTAAQRAGLPPSEVEALTESYASAQLDGLRAAILATGGITLASFLVTPQLPTHGRRKGSASSTPDACSERPSR, encoded by the coding sequence GTGGCACGCTGGCGGGCTCTGGTCGTGCTGGGAACGGCCCAGTTCCTGATGGTCCTCGACACCTCGGTCATGAACGTCTCGATCAGCAAGCTGGTGGAGGACTTCCACACGGACGTCACCGCCATTCAGGCGGTCATCACGCTGTACGCCCTCGTCATGGCCGCCTTCATGGTGACCGGGGGCCGGGTCGGGGACATGCTGGGGCGGCGACGCGTCTTCCTGACCGGCATGGTGGTCTACGGCACCGGCTCCGCCCTCACCGCAGCGGCTCCGACCGTGTGGGTGCTGGCTGTGGGCTGGTCAGTCGTCGAAGGGCTCGGTGCGGCGTTGGTGTTGCCGACCATGGCCGCCCTGGTCGCCGAGTCCTACCACGGCCGGGACCGTGCACTGGCCTACGGGGTCATCGGGGGGCTCGCGGGCGCGGGGATCGCCGTCGGGCCGTTGCTCGGCGGCTGGGTGACGACGTACCTGACCTGGCGCCTGGTTTTCGCGGGCGAGGTCGTCGTCGTGATCGCCGTCCTGTGCTTCCGCCGCGCGATCGTGGAGTCGCCCCGCGAGGCACCGCCGCCCCGGTTGGACGTGGTGGGCGCCGTTCTGTCGGCGGCCGGGCTCGCCCTCGGTGTGCTCGGTGTGCTCCAGAGCAGCACCTGGGGCTGGGTGCAGCCCCGCACCCCCCCTTTCACCGTCCTCGGCTTCGCTCCGACGCTGTTCGTCATCGCCGCGGGGGCGGCGGTCCTCGTCGTTTTCGTGCACTGGCAACGGCGGCGCGAAGCCACGGGGAACGAGCCGCTGGTGCACCTGGCGCTGTTGAGCAGGCCCCCGCTGCGGTCGGGTTTGATGACGTTGGTCAGCCAGAACCTCATCCTGCTGGGCCTGTTCTTCACCATCCCGCTGTACCTGCAGGTGGTGCAGGGGTTCGACGCGTTCGAGACGGGGCTGCGCCTGCTCCCTGTCTCCGCCACCATGCTCGTGGCCTCCATGGGCGGTTCCGGACTCGGGCGGATCGCGGGACCGCGCCGGGTGGTGCGGTTCGCCCTGTTCACTCTCGTAGTGGCCATCGTGTGGCTGCTGGCAGGCATCGACCCGGCCGTCAACGAGGCCCAGTTCGCCGGGGCCATGGCCGTGCTCGGACTGGGCATGGGCCTGCTCGCCTCCCAACTCGGCAACGTGGTCCAGTCCAGCGTCGGCGAGGCGGAGCGCAGTGAGGTCGGGGGCCTTCAGTACACGGCGCAGAACCTGGGCTCCGCGCTGGGGACCGCGCTCATCGGTTCGCTGCTCATCGGCTCCCTGGCCCACGCCTTCACCGCACAGGTGGAGGCAGACGCTCGGCTGTCGGAAGAAGCCCGTCACCAGACCGGTGTCGCGTTGGAGGCCGGCGTCACCTTCGTGCCCACGGACCAGGTCCGCACGGCGGCTCAGCGCGCCGGACTGCCGCCGTCCGAGGTCGAGGCGCTCACCGAGTCCTACGCCTCGGCCCAGCTCGACGGGCTGAGGGCGGCGATTCTGGCCACGGGTGGCATCACCCTCGCCAGTTTCCTGGTGACGCCCCAGTTGCCGACGCACGGGCGACGCAAGGGGTCGGCGTCCTCGACGCCCGACGCCTGCTCCGAAAGGCCGTCACGGTGA